The following coding sequences lie in one Mesorhizobium sp. DCY119 genomic window:
- a CDS encoding acetate--CoA ligase — protein sequence MKSPDMTAAMQALMNPRSVAVIGATERADASSSYVMRNLMAFGFSGTIIPVHPKAEQVFGIPAIPALDRLDKPADVTVIGIGAAHVLGALEAAAKAGTKAAVVLASGFGETDDEGKARQQALVDIAEKYGMAICGPNCLGLFNLSSGAALYSSTLSPNLKKGSLALLSHSGASAIALANTGRFGLSHIVSSGNSAATDIPDYLNFLASDEATRVAGVVIEAIRDPKAFSASMQAMHAAGKPVIALRAGRSAKGSAATAAHTGALAAANEAYEAFFRNSGVIEVSDMDAFVETASLCLSLKAKPRAKGVAVVGVSGGGVAHVSDIASEIGLELPELATQTKADLKTLLPAFATPQNPVDTTGIVFADGSIYARVLETLAGDPSIGLIVASQDAPVGLDADGAAEYVGIAEAVAGYARSAAVPAVFMSNLSSGHHPSMRAVLDGVPVLNGTRAALTAIRNMVERLAPRVAISPAIEPAPADDPWAKRLAAGEKLTEREAKELLASCGLRVTKERLATTTDEAAAAAKKIGFPVVLKIESPDILHKTEAGGVRLNIASEAEARQAFETIMASARAYAPKAELRGVVVQEMAGRGVEALVGLVRHEPFGLGIVVGVGGVLVELVKDAAFDLLPIDRSAAEALIDRTRLGHLLAGHRGALAADREALVDAMLALSRFADRYGPLVEAVDLNPVVVFAKGEGACALDALVIAR from the coding sequence ATGAAATCACCTGACATGACCGCCGCAATGCAGGCCCTGATGAACCCGCGCTCCGTTGCCGTCATCGGCGCCACCGAGCGAGCGGACGCTTCTTCGAGCTATGTCATGCGCAACCTCATGGCATTCGGCTTTTCCGGCACGATCATCCCGGTGCACCCCAAGGCCGAGCAGGTCTTCGGCATCCCGGCCATTCCCGCCCTCGATCGGCTCGACAAGCCCGCCGACGTTACCGTGATCGGCATCGGCGCAGCGCATGTTCTGGGCGCGCTCGAAGCGGCAGCCAAGGCCGGCACGAAGGCCGCCGTCGTGCTGGCCAGCGGCTTCGGCGAGACCGACGACGAAGGCAAGGCGCGCCAGCAGGCGCTGGTCGACATCGCTGAAAAATACGGCATGGCGATCTGCGGGCCGAACTGCCTTGGCCTGTTCAACCTTTCCAGTGGCGCGGCACTGTATTCGTCCACCCTGTCGCCGAATCTGAAGAAGGGCAGCCTGGCCCTGCTTTCCCATTCCGGCGCCAGCGCCATCGCGCTCGCCAACACCGGCCGCTTCGGCCTCAGCCACATCGTCTCGTCCGGCAACAGCGCTGCGACTGACATCCCGGATTATCTCAATTTTCTCGCTTCCGACGAGGCGACCCGCGTTGCCGGCGTCGTCATCGAGGCGATCCGCGATCCAAAAGCCTTCTCAGCGTCAATGCAGGCCATGCACGCCGCCGGCAAGCCGGTCATCGCGCTGCGCGCCGGGCGCTCTGCCAAGGGGTCTGCCGCGACCGCCGCCCATACCGGCGCGCTCGCCGCCGCCAACGAAGCCTATGAAGCCTTCTTCCGCAACAGCGGCGTCATCGAAGTGTCCGACATGGATGCTTTCGTCGAGACGGCCTCGCTCTGCCTGTCGCTGAAAGCAAAACCGCGCGCCAAGGGCGTTGCGGTGGTTGGCGTCAGCGGCGGCGGCGTCGCCCATGTTTCCGACATCGCCTCCGAGATCGGCCTGGAATTGCCCGAACTTGCCACCCAGACGAAAGCCGACCTGAAAACCTTGCTGCCGGCCTTCGCCACGCCGCAGAACCCGGTCGATACGACGGGCATCGTCTTCGCCGACGGCTCAATCTACGCCCGCGTTCTGGAAACGCTGGCCGGGGATCCCTCGATAGGCCTGATCGTCGCGTCCCAGGATGCACCGGTCGGCCTCGATGCGGACGGGGCCGCCGAATATGTCGGCATCGCCGAGGCCGTTGCAGGCTATGCGCGCAGCGCAGCAGTGCCGGCTGTCTTCATGAGCAATCTCTCATCGGGCCATCATCCCTCGATGCGCGCGGTTCTTGACGGCGTCCCGGTGCTCAACGGGACGCGCGCGGCGTTGACGGCCATCCGCAACATGGTCGAGCGGCTCGCGCCACGAGTTGCCATATCGCCCGCCATCGAACCGGCTCCCGCAGACGATCCATGGGCGAAGCGTCTCGCCGCCGGCGAAAAACTGACCGAGCGCGAAGCCAAGGAACTGCTCGCCTCCTGCGGCCTGCGGGTCACAAAGGAACGGCTTGCGACCACGACAGACGAAGCGGCCGCCGCAGCTAAAAAGATCGGCTTCCCGGTCGTGCTGAAGATCGAGTCGCCGGACATTCTGCACAAGACCGAGGCCGGTGGCGTGCGGCTGAACATCGCTTCCGAAGCCGAAGCGAGGCAGGCTTTCGAGACCATCATGGCGTCGGCGCGCGCCTATGCGCCCAAGGCTGAACTGCGCGGCGTCGTGGTGCAGGAAATGGCCGGTCGCGGCGTCGAGGCGCTGGTCGGGCTGGTGCGGCATGAACCCTTTGGGCTTGGCATCGTCGTCGGTGTCGGCGGCGTGCTGGTGGAACTGGTCAAGGATGCCGCCTTCGACCTCCTGCCCATCGACCGGTCAGCCGCCGAAGCCCTGATCGACCGCACGCGCCTCGGCCATCTGCTCGCCGGCCATCGCGGCGCGCTGGCAGCCGACCGCGAAGCGCTGGTGGATGCCATGCTGGCGCTGTCCCGCTTCGCCGACCGCTACGGCCCTCTGGTCGAGGCGGTCGACCTCAATCCGGTCGTGGTGTTCGCCAAAGGCGAGGGCGCCTGCGCGCTCGATGCGCTGGTGATTGCACGGTAG
- a CDS encoding enoyl-CoA hydratase/isomerase family protein produces MSDQTFETILYEKDATDKFATITINRPDKLNAMNKTVIREIDKALAAAVADPDVNALVITGAGRAFSSGYDLQGGDFDVDIDFWRSDMGENAEALLNIWKAPIPVIASINGYALAGALELMMCCDLAIAADNAKFGEPEVRHNSGPPALMMPWLLATRDVRWLMYTGDLVDAEEALRMHLINKIVPADQLKLKTENLARKLARMPVPALKFTKASINNQQMVAGLLPSFQYNIEAIAALHVTKQGREWMANLAKMSLKEYLAFRDGPFKDLD; encoded by the coding sequence ATGAGCGACCAGACCTTCGAGACGATCCTTTACGAAAAGGATGCCACCGACAAATTCGCGACCATCACCATCAATCGCCCCGACAAGCTCAACGCGATGAACAAGACGGTGATCCGCGAGATCGACAAGGCACTGGCTGCTGCCGTCGCCGACCCGGACGTCAACGCGCTGGTCATCACCGGCGCCGGCCGCGCCTTCTCCTCCGGCTATGACCTGCAGGGCGGCGATTTCGACGTCGATATCGATTTCTGGCGCTCCGACATGGGCGAGAATGCCGAGGCGCTGCTCAACATCTGGAAGGCGCCCATCCCCGTCATCGCCTCCATCAACGGCTATGCGCTGGCCGGCGCGCTCGAACTGATGATGTGCTGCGATCTGGCGATCGCCGCCGACAACGCCAAGTTCGGCGAACCGGAAGTGCGCCACAATTCCGGCCCGCCCGCGCTGATGATGCCCTGGCTGCTGGCCACCCGCGACGTGCGCTGGCTCATGTATACCGGCGACCTCGTCGATGCCGAGGAAGCGCTGCGCATGCACCTCATCAACAAGATCGTGCCCGCCGACCAGCTCAAGCTGAAGACCGAAAACCTCGCCCGCAAACTGGCGCGCATGCCGGTGCCGGCGCTGAAATTCACCAAGGCCTCGATCAACAACCAGCAGATGGTCGCCGGCCTGCTGCCGTCCTTCCAGTACAACATCGAAGCGATTGCCGCGCTGCATGTCACCAAGCAGGGCCGCGAATGGATGGCCAATCTCGCCAAGATGAGCCTGAAGGAATACCTCGCCTTCCGCGACGGGCCGTTCAAGGATCTGGACTGA
- a CDS encoding pseudouridine-5'-phosphate glycosidase — MTRELIRLSDEVAAALREGRPVVALESTIITHGMPYPANLETARGVEAVVRDNGAVPATIAVIDGELRVGLTDAELESLAKAKGVVKASGRDLAAVMVRKGSAGTTVSATMRLADLAGISIFATGGVGGVHRGAEATFDISADLTELGHTGTTVVCAGVKSILDIPKTLEFLETQRVPVIAYGTDDFPAFFTRSSGEKADHRLDTPAEIAEAMILHEDMASGTGILIANPIPEADALDPAFIDGTISAAVKEADEKGISRKELTPFLLARINELSQGRSLKANIALVRNNAALAARIAVEHARLKKSAK; from the coding sequence ATGACCAGAGAACTCATCCGCCTCAGCGACGAAGTCGCCGCCGCCCTTAGGGAGGGCAGGCCGGTCGTTGCACTTGAATCGACCATCATCACCCACGGCATGCCTTACCCCGCCAATCTTGAAACGGCGCGCGGCGTCGAGGCCGTCGTGCGCGACAATGGTGCGGTGCCGGCGACGATCGCTGTCATCGACGGCGAACTCCGCGTCGGCCTCACCGACGCCGAACTGGAAAGCCTCGCCAAGGCCAAGGGCGTGGTGAAGGCCTCGGGGCGCGACCTAGCCGCCGTCATGGTGCGCAAGGGCTCTGCCGGCACGACCGTCTCTGCCACGATGCGGCTGGCCGACCTTGCCGGCATCTCGATCTTCGCCACCGGCGGCGTCGGCGGCGTGCATCGCGGCGCGGAAGCCACCTTCGACATTTCCGCCGATCTCACCGAACTCGGCCACACCGGCACGACGGTGGTTTGCGCCGGCGTCAAGTCGATCCTCGACATCCCGAAGACGCTGGAGTTTCTGGAAACACAGCGCGTGCCCGTCATCGCCTATGGCACCGACGATTTCCCCGCCTTCTTCACCCGTTCCAGCGGCGAGAAGGCCGACCACCGTCTCGACACCCCCGCCGAGATCGCCGAGGCGATGATCCTGCATGAGGACATGGCGTCCGGCACCGGCATCCTCATCGCCAATCCCATTCCGGAAGCCGACGCGCTCGACCCCGCCTTCATCGACGGCACGATTTCTGCTGCCGTGAAGGAAGCCGACGAGAAAGGCATTTCGCGTAAAGAACTGACGCCTTTCCTGCTCGCCCGCATCAACGAGCTTTCGCAGGGCCGCAGCCTCAAGGCCAACATCGCGCTGGTGCGCAACAACGCAGCACTCGCGGCAAGGATCGCCGTCGAACATGCGCGGCTGAAGAAGTCGGCTAAGTAA
- a CDS encoding carbohydrate kinase, whose amino-acid sequence MDDLGAQEQAVLELIAANPFAGQQDIATALGLARSTVAAHIVQLVNKGYILGRGYVLPASKRMICIGGAVLDRKYHAKKELIFETSNPVDGYRSFGGVARNVAENLVRLGVDISFVSIVGDDETGRSLVRHLRDLGADVSQVITTTERPTAEYAAILDPKNDLALGIADMEIFDLFSPSYLDRFWPHLAAATWVFIDCNLPAATIESLIARKQGARFKLAVDTVSSPKSAKLPKDLSGIDLLFTNHDEANTILGITEPEKRLKPKDAAAALRAAGAGEVIVTMGAHGYAVATEEGVVTMRSVPARPVDITGAGDAMIAGTMYRVLSGDPTQNAARTGALLATLTTESESSVHPDLSARFLAAGMYRIPA is encoded by the coding sequence ATGGACGACCTTGGAGCACAGGAGCAAGCGGTTCTCGAGCTCATCGCGGCGAACCCTTTCGCCGGTCAGCAGGACATCGCCACGGCACTTGGCCTCGCCCGCTCGACGGTGGCGGCCCACATCGTGCAGCTCGTCAACAAGGGTTACATCCTCGGCCGCGGCTATGTGCTGCCGGCCTCCAAGCGCATGATCTGCATTGGCGGCGCGGTGCTCGACCGCAAGTACCACGCCAAGAAGGAACTGATCTTCGAGACGTCGAACCCGGTCGACGGCTATCGCAGCTTCGGCGGCGTCGCCCGCAACGTTGCCGAAAATCTCGTCCGCCTCGGCGTCGATATCTCCTTCGTCTCCATCGTCGGCGACGACGAGACGGGCCGCTCGCTGGTCCGCCATCTGCGCGATCTCGGCGCCGATGTCAGCCAGGTCATCACCACCACGGAACGGCCGACGGCGGAATATGCCGCGATCCTGGATCCCAAGAACGACCTTGCCCTCGGCATCGCCGACATGGAGATTTTCGATCTCTTCTCGCCCTCCTATCTCGACCGTTTCTGGCCGCATCTGGCCGCCGCGACCTGGGTGTTCATCGACTGCAACCTGCCCGCCGCAACCATCGAATCGCTTATCGCGCGCAAGCAGGGCGCCCGCTTCAAGCTGGCGGTCGATACCGTTTCGTCTCCGAAATCAGCCAAGCTTCCCAAGGATTTGAGCGGCATCGACCTGCTCTTCACCAATCATGACGAAGCCAACACGATCCTTGGCATCACCGAGCCGGAAAAGCGGCTTAAGCCCAAGGATGCAGCCGCAGCACTGCGCGCTGCCGGCGCCGGCGAGGTCATCGTCACCATGGGCGCGCATGGCTATGCCGTCGCCACCGAGGAAGGCGTCGTCACCATGCGCTCGGTGCCGGCGCGTCCGGTCGACATCACCGGCGCGGGCGATGCCATGATCGCCGGCACCATGTACCGCGTGCTTTCGGGCGATCCGACGCAGAACGCAGCACGCACCGGCGCGCTGCTCGCCACGCTGACCACCGAAAGCGAATCCAGTGTTCACCCCGATCTGTCGGCGCGCTTTCTTGCCGCCGGCATGTATCGCATCCCCGCCTGA
- a CDS encoding 2OG-Fe(II) oxygenase family protein — translation MQSAPQTQTVDQEIPVIDIGPFIRNEAGAKAVVAEIEAAARDTGFFLVTGHGVSPEKTMKLYNLARAYFDLSEDYKRSHGRGTGVLGGVSFSPIADEALAATKGIKTPGDYKESLNFGLRLPGDVWPGQPEGIEAAFHDYFAEMETLARHLRRIFCQAIGLDADYFEPAFDNHLSALRVINYPEQEEDPLPGQLRAGVHTDYGFMTILRSEASSGGLQVQSRDGRWLDAPSIDGAYVINIADAFMRWSNDEWVSTPHRVANPPREKKVSSRRQSIPFFVNPSKDTLIKCLEPFCADGKQAKYEPISYGDYIDLKTKQAFGR, via the coding sequence ATGCAGTCCGCGCCGCAGACCCAGACAGTGGATCAGGAAATTCCGGTAATCGATATCGGGCCTTTCATCCGAAACGAGGCGGGCGCGAAAGCAGTCGTTGCCGAGATCGAAGCGGCTGCCCGCGACACCGGCTTCTTTCTCGTCACCGGCCACGGCGTTTCGCCGGAAAAGACGATGAAGCTCTACAATCTGGCGCGTGCCTATTTCGACCTGTCGGAAGACTATAAGCGCAGCCACGGACGCGGCACCGGTGTGCTCGGCGGCGTTTCCTTCTCGCCGATCGCCGATGAGGCGCTGGCCGCCACCAAGGGCATCAAGACGCCCGGCGACTACAAGGAAAGCCTGAACTTCGGCCTGCGCCTGCCCGGCGATGTCTGGCCCGGCCAGCCCGAAGGCATCGAAGCGGCCTTCCACGACTATTTCGCCGAGATGGAAACGCTGGCGCGGCACCTGCGCCGCATCTTCTGCCAGGCGATCGGCCTTGATGCCGACTATTTCGAACCGGCTTTCGACAACCATCTCTCGGCGCTGCGCGTCATCAATTATCCCGAGCAGGAAGAAGACCCCCTGCCCGGCCAGCTGCGCGCCGGCGTTCACACCGACTACGGTTTCATGACCATCCTGCGCTCGGAAGCCTCGTCGGGCGGCCTGCAGGTGCAGAGCCGCGACGGCCGCTGGCTCGACGCGCCCTCCATCGACGGCGCCTATGTCATCAACATCGCCGACGCCTTCATGCGCTGGAGCAATGACGAGTGGGTGTCGACGCCGCACCGCGTCGCCAATCCGCCGCGCGAGAAGAAAGTCTCTTCGCGCCGGCAGTCGATCCCGTTCTTCGTCAATCCGAGCAAAGACACGCTGATCAAGTGCCTGGAGCCCTTCTGCGCCGACGGCAAGCAGGCCAAATACGAGCCGATCAGCTATGGAGACTATATCGACCTGAAGACCAAGCAGGCTTTCGGCCGCTGA
- a CDS encoding ABC transporter substrate-binding protein — protein sequence MTKLTRRQTLAGMGALGAAGVLGMPAIAQARTLIVPTLGGVWEQFWRSTVAPDFEKASGAKVTLDVGNGRVFGANLRAAGADKPPYSVIMTNEVFASGLRKEGFFEKLDLAKMPNYNDLYPLAQVADGFGATGAISPIGIGYRTDMIKTPPKAWKDLWTNEEFKGRIGLYNFANSAGKMELLLASKLFGKDQYDVDAGFDALAKLGQVVQVDFNLSTALSAGEIVVAPFDFGEIARLRKQGLPVDCIVPEEGMIMFDQTISILKNGPEKELAYEYANYLLSPEVQTLMAKEFFVSPTNSKVVIPDDLKADVPVSGEAMSKILTWDWDFVNEKQGDLAERWAKTIQ from the coding sequence ATGACGAAACTGACGAGACGACAGACATTGGCCGGAATGGGCGCGCTTGGCGCTGCCGGCGTACTCGGAATGCCGGCGATTGCGCAGGCACGCACGCTGATCGTGCCGACGCTGGGCGGCGTGTGGGAACAGTTCTGGCGCTCCACCGTCGCGCCCGATTTCGAAAAAGCCTCCGGCGCCAAGGTGACGCTGGATGTCGGCAACGGCCGCGTCTTCGGCGCCAATCTTCGTGCCGCCGGCGCCGACAAGCCGCCCTACTCGGTCATCATGACCAATGAGGTCTTTGCATCGGGCCTGCGCAAGGAAGGTTTCTTCGAGAAGCTCGATCTCGCCAAGATGCCCAACTACAACGACCTCTACCCGCTGGCGCAGGTCGCCGACGGTTTTGGCGCCACCGGCGCGATCTCGCCGATCGGCATCGGCTACCGCACCGACATGATAAAGACGCCGCCAAAGGCCTGGAAAGACCTGTGGACCAACGAGGAATTCAAGGGCCGCATCGGCCTCTACAATTTCGCCAACAGCGCCGGCAAGATGGAGCTGCTGCTCGCTTCCAAGCTGTTCGGCAAGGACCAGTACGATGTCGATGCCGGCTTCGATGCGCTGGCCAAGCTCGGCCAGGTCGTGCAGGTCGACTTCAACCTCTCGACGGCGCTTTCAGCCGGAGAGATCGTGGTAGCGCCCTTCGATTTCGGCGAGATCGCGCGCCTGCGCAAGCAGGGACTGCCGGTCGACTGCATCGTGCCGGAAGAAGGCATGATCATGTTCGACCAGACCATCAGCATCCTGAAGAACGGCCCGGAAAAGGAGCTCGCCTATGAATATGCGAATTACCTTCTGTCGCCGGAAGTTCAGACGCTGATGGCCAAGGAATTCTTTGTGTCACCGACCAATTCGAAGGTTGTCATTCCGGACGACCTGAAGGCCGATGTTCCGGTATCGGGCGAGGCCATGTCCAAGATCCTGACATGGGACTGGGATTTTGTGAACGAAAAGCAGGGCGATCTCGCCGAACGCTGGGCAAAGACCATCCAGTAG
- a CDS encoding ABC transporter ATP-binding protein encodes MTEVSIEKLTKTFGSARAVDGISVRIANGEFISLLGPSGCGKTTTLKMIAGFEDVSGGAIRFDGQDVVNVPAEKRDIGMVFQNYALFPHMTVEQNLAFGLEMRKVAKPEMRSRISRVLEMVQLTGYAERYPRQLSGGQQQRVALGRALVIEPKILLLDEPLANLDAKLREEMRVFIRDLQRRVGITTVYVTHDQAEAMTMSDRVVVMFGGRIAQIGVPADIYERPENLDVAQFVGQVNLVKGTVREGGSDGRCAVETTFGVIEVHSARMHAPGTAVTLTLRPEAIELGAPGKGAKGTVLSSYYSGSLIDYRIELEGGEIIHTQAFPHNRFADKARVGVSAPADRFWLLGAAA; translated from the coding sequence ATGACAGAGGTTAGCATCGAGAAGCTGACCAAGACCTTCGGCAGCGCGCGCGCCGTCGACGGCATTTCCGTCCGCATTGCAAACGGTGAATTCATCTCGCTGCTCGGCCCTTCCGGCTGCGGCAAGACGACGACGCTGAAGATGATCGCCGGCTTCGAGGATGTCAGCGGCGGCGCGATCCGCTTCGACGGGCAGGACGTGGTCAACGTGCCGGCCGAAAAGCGCGATATCGGCATGGTGTTCCAGAACTATGCGCTGTTTCCGCATATGACGGTGGAGCAGAACCTCGCCTTCGGGCTGGAGATGCGCAAGGTCGCCAAGCCGGAGATGCGCAGCCGCATTTCCCGCGTGCTGGAGATGGTGCAGCTTACCGGGTATGCCGAGCGCTATCCGCGCCAGCTTTCCGGCGGCCAGCAGCAGCGCGTAGCGCTTGGCCGCGCGCTGGTGATCGAACCCAAGATCCTGCTGCTCGACGAGCCGCTCGCCAATCTCGACGCCAAGTTGCGCGAGGAAATGCGCGTCTTCATCCGCGACCTGCAGCGCCGCGTCGGCATCACCACAGTCTATGTCACGCATGACCAGGCCGAGGCCATGACCATGTCCGATCGCGTCGTCGTCATGTTCGGCGGCCGCATCGCCCAGATCGGCGTGCCTGCCGATATCTATGAACGGCCTGAGAATCTGGATGTCGCGCAGTTCGTCGGCCAGGTGAATCTGGTCAAGGGCACCGTGCGCGAAGGCGGCAGCGACGGCCGTTGCGCCGTGGAAACGACGTTCGGTGTCATCGAAGTCCATAGCGCCCGGATGCATGCGCCGGGAACCGCGGTCACGCTCACCTTACGGCCGGAAGCCATCGAGCTTGGCGCACCCGGCAAGGGTGCGAAGGGCACGGTGCTTTCCAGCTATTACTCCGGCAGCCTGATCGACTACCGCATCGAACTCGAGGGCGGCGAGATCATCCACACGCAGGCATTTCCCCACAACCGCTTCGCCGACAAGGCACGGGTCGGGGTTTCCGCACCCGCCGACCGCTTCTGGCTGCTGGGAGCCGCGGCATGA
- a CDS encoding ABC transporter permease produces MTPGRTKGIGPYLLILPAVLLLGIFLVLPYLNIVLMSFRVPGQGTPYGVGFTAGNYVKFFTDSFYIMQVVNTLWIGLLTTAICLVVGFPVAWQLARADMKFRGLAYGLVLSPLLVGIVIRSYGWTILLGNNGLINRTLMNIGLIERPLPLMYNALGIVIALVHVFLPFMILPIMAAIQGVDPSLHAAARSLGASKTTAFRRIILPLSLPGIQAGCILVFVLSLSAYVTPSLIGGLRVKTMAVTVVDALIDTFQWPFGSALALCLSVTGAIAVVIFARLTRMKWKAS; encoded by the coding sequence ATGACACCGGGTAGAACAAAGGGCATCGGCCCTTATCTGCTGATCCTGCCGGCGGTGCTGCTGCTCGGCATTTTTCTCGTGCTGCCCTATCTCAACATCGTCTTGATGAGCTTTCGCGTGCCGGGCCAGGGCACGCCCTATGGCGTGGGCTTTACCGCCGGCAATTACGTCAAATTCTTCACCGACAGTTTTTACATCATGCAGGTGGTCAACACGCTGTGGATCGGCCTGCTGACGACCGCCATCTGCCTCGTCGTCGGCTTTCCCGTCGCCTGGCAGCTCGCCAGGGCCGACATGAAATTTCGCGGGCTGGCCTATGGGCTGGTGCTGTCGCCGCTCTTGGTCGGCATCGTCATCCGCAGCTATGGCTGGACGATCCTGCTTGGCAACAACGGGCTGATCAACCGCACGCTGATGAATATCGGCCTGATCGAGCGGCCGCTGCCGCTGATGTACAATGCGCTCGGCATCGTCATTGCGCTGGTGCATGTCTTCCTGCCCTTCATGATCCTGCCGATCATGGCGGCGATCCAGGGCGTCGATCCTTCGCTGCATGCCGCGGCGCGCTCGCTTGGTGCCTCGAAGACAACGGCTTTCCGCCGCATCATCCTGCCGCTGTCGCTGCCGGGCATACAGGCCGGCTGCATCCTCGTCTTCGTGCTGTCGCTCAGCGCCTATGTGACGCCGTCGCTGATCGGCGGCCTGCGCGTGAAAACCATGGCCGTGACGGTGGTCGACGCGCTGATCGACACGTTCCAGTGGCCGTTCGGCTCGGCACTGGCGCTCTGCCTGTCGGTGACGGGCGCGATCGCCGTGGTGATCTTTGCCCGCCTGACGCGCATGAAATGGAAGGCATCCTGA
- a CDS encoding ABC transporter permease, whose protein sequence is MSRKVLTVYCLLVYAFLLAPILVVVGASFNAGSFLTFPPQGLSLRWYVTFFNNEVFMRAIRTSLWVAAVSTVISTLIGTAAALYYVQHAGRGKEAIRIAMLSPLLLPEVLTAISLLFFVYSVGIGTQTMFAMIVGHVLITLPFVFINVSASLETFDPAWDMAARSLGAGRFTRFRRIMLPLIKPGVIGGALFAFIISFDIFTISFMLKGIGTSTLPIQLFDYLRTNFTPEAAAVSTVSIVLTLVVVIVSEKVLGLRIHRF, encoded by the coding sequence ATGTCGAGAAAAGTTCTCACGGTCTACTGTCTTCTCGTCTACGCCTTCCTGCTGGCGCCGATCCTCGTGGTCGTTGGGGCTTCGTTCAATGCGGGCTCGTTCCTGACCTTCCCGCCGCAGGGCCTGTCGCTGCGCTGGTACGTGACCTTCTTCAACAATGAAGTGTTCATGCGGGCGATAAGAACATCGCTGTGGGTGGCGGCGGTCTCGACCGTCATTTCAACGCTGATCGGCACGGCCGCGGCGCTCTATTATGTGCAGCATGCGGGCCGTGGCAAGGAAGCGATCCGCATCGCCATGCTCTCGCCGCTGCTGCTGCCGGAAGTGCTGACGGCGATCTCGCTGCTGTTCTTCGTCTATTCGGTCGGCATCGGCACGCAGACGATGTTCGCCATGATCGTCGGCCATGTGCTGATCACGCTGCCTTTCGTCTTCATCAACGTCTCGGCCTCGCTGGAAACCTTCGATCCGGCGTGGGACATGGCGGCACGCAGCCTGGGCGCGGGACGTTTCACGCGCTTCCGCCGCATCATGCTGCCGCTGATCAAGCCCGGCGTCATCGGCGGCGCGCTGTTTGCCTTCATCATCTCCTTCGACATCTTCACCATCTCCTTCATGCTGAAGGGGATCGGAACGTCGACATTGCCGATCCAGCTCTTCGACTATCTGCGCACCAACTTCACGCCGGAGGCGGCAGCCGTCTCGACCGTGTCGATCGTGCTGACGCTGGTGGTGGTGATCGTGTCGGAAAAGGTGCTGGGCCTGCGCATTCACCGCTTCTGA